A stretch of Vicinamibacterales bacterium DNA encodes these proteins:
- the cmk gene encoding (d)CMP kinase: MRAKHIIAIDGPSGAGKGTVARAVAARLGYRHIDTGAMYRALGWLALHEGIELTDETAVAALGERATFDLENGRVVIDGHDVRTAIRTPEMDKAATAVARHPAVRRVLVARQRAYDQGAGVVMEGRDIGTVVFPDADVKIYLDASPEERARRRAADPAHTSSKSSQLADVATALAERDKNDSTRAASPLTIAPDAVVIDTTGVPIDDVIERVLALAEARSSGELP, translated from the coding sequence GTGCGAGCGAAGCACATCATCGCGATTGACGGTCCGTCCGGCGCCGGCAAGGGGACGGTCGCCCGCGCCGTTGCGGCGCGGCTCGGCTACCGGCACATCGATACCGGCGCGATGTATCGCGCGCTAGGCTGGCTGGCGCTGCACGAGGGGATCGAACTGACCGATGAAACCGCCGTGGCGGCGCTCGGGGAGCGGGCGACGTTCGATCTCGAGAACGGCCGCGTCGTCATCGACGGGCACGACGTCAGGACCGCGATCCGAACGCCGGAGATGGACAAGGCGGCGACCGCCGTGGCGCGGCATCCCGCGGTGCGGCGCGTGCTCGTCGCGCGTCAGCGCGCGTACGACCAGGGGGCGGGCGTGGTCATGGAAGGGCGGGACATCGGCACCGTGGTGTTTCCCGACGCCGACGTGAAGATCTACCTGGACGCGTCACCCGAGGAGCGGGCGCGGCGCCGCGCCGCCGACCCCGCGCACACCAGCTCGAAGAGCAGCCAGCTGGCGGACGTGGCGACGGCGCTCGCCGAGCGCGACAAGAACGACTCGACGCGCGCCGCCTCGCCGTTGACGATCGCGCCCGACGCGGTGGTGATCGATACGACGGGCGTTCCGATCGACGACGTGATCGAGAGAGTACTGGCTCTGGCGGAAGCGCGCTCGTCGGGGGAGTTACCGTGA
- a CDS encoding segregation/condensation protein A, whose protein sequence is MEQEFESILEAYPVRLQNFEGPLDLLLHLIKKHEVDIYDIPIALITTQYIEYIDLMQELNLDVAGEFLVMAATLIHIKSRTLLPRPDPAQEDPEEDPREALMRRLLEHQKFKAAAELLHERETLRSAQWTRPDGPIAEIAGEAPEPEIEVDLFSLISAFRAVVERTKARPKVYLPSEQIPIEDRIEQLMSRLSETEACGFEDLFQDIQTRAGLVVTFLAVLEMIRLKLIRVFQSGVIGPIRIYKRARPADAPRPLHDPEQVHAEHLAQQHKDDHSV, encoded by the coding sequence ATGGAACAAGAGTTCGAATCCATTCTCGAGGCCTACCCCGTCCGCCTGCAGAACTTCGAGGGCCCCCTCGACCTGCTGCTGCATCTGATCAAGAAGCACGAGGTCGACATCTACGACATCCCGATCGCGCTCATCACGACGCAGTACATCGAGTACATCGATCTGATGCAGGAGCTGAACCTGGATGTCGCCGGGGAGTTCCTGGTGATGGCGGCGACGCTGATTCACATCAAGTCGCGCACGCTGCTGCCGCGTCCCGATCCGGCGCAGGAGGATCCCGAGGAGGATCCGCGCGAGGCGCTGATGCGCCGGCTGCTCGAGCACCAGAAGTTCAAGGCCGCCGCCGAGCTGCTGCACGAGCGCGAGACGCTGCGCAGCGCGCAGTGGACCCGCCCGGACGGGCCGATCGCCGAGATTGCCGGGGAGGCCCCCGAGCCGGAAATCGAAGTCGATCTGTTCAGCCTGATCAGCGCCTTCCGCGCCGTGGTGGAGCGGACCAAGGCCAGGCCCAAGGTCTATCTGCCCTCGGAGCAGATTCCGATCGAGGATCGCATCGAGCAGCTGATGTCGCGGCTGTCGGAGACGGAGGCCTGCGGCTTCGAGGATCTCTTCCAGGACATCCAGACGCGCGCCGGCCTCGTCGTCACGTTCCTGGCAGTGCTGGAGATGATCCGGCTGAAACTCATACGCGTGTTCCAGAGCGGCGTCATCGGGCCGATCCGGATCTACAAGCGGGCGCGCCCCGCGGACGCGCCGCGGCCGCTGCACGATCCGGAGCAGGTGCACGCCGAGCATCTGGCGCAGCAGCACAAGGACGACCACAGTGTCTGA
- a CDS encoding pseudouridine synthase, with the protein MSEPRRARHDERLQKILSAAGIASRRLSEELILQGRVSVNGTTVTELGTKADPSIDEIKVDGRRIKSEQRKRYVLLNKPRGYITTRSDPQGRPTVMDLVKGVAEYIYPVGRLDYDSEGLLLLTNDGELAARLTHPRHEVEKVYEARVKGVPDDRTLERLARGVPVEGRRTAPAKIRASEPFARGSGEQTIVEIAIHEGRHRQVRKMFEAVGHPVVRLKRVRIGPIEDPNIPVGHWRFLTPPELARLRRAAALGPGLQTGTSGTSGSGLEKGGRGVRSRKRQTRGSGLKSGRFLGRLQTWHRPRPVRRPGTRGSGLENGRPGVRSKKRQVPR; encoded by the coding sequence ATGAGTGAGCCACGCCGGGCGCGGCACGACGAGCGGCTGCAGAAGATTCTGTCTGCGGCGGGGATCGCCTCGCGGCGCCTCTCCGAAGAACTGATCCTGCAGGGGCGCGTTAGCGTCAACGGCACCACCGTCACCGAGCTCGGCACGAAAGCGGATCCGTCGATCGACGAGATCAAGGTCGACGGACGGCGGATCAAGAGCGAGCAGCGCAAGCGCTACGTGCTGCTGAACAAGCCGCGCGGCTACATCACCACGCGCAGCGACCCGCAGGGGCGTCCGACGGTGATGGATCTCGTCAAAGGGGTGGCCGAGTACATCTACCCCGTCGGCCGGCTCGACTACGACTCCGAAGGGCTGCTGCTGCTGACCAACGACGGCGAGCTGGCGGCGCGGCTGACGCATCCGCGCCATGAAGTGGAGAAGGTCTACGAGGCGCGGGTGAAGGGGGTGCCCGACGATCGCACGCTCGAGCGCCTCGCGCGCGGCGTGCCGGTGGAGGGGCGCCGCACCGCGCCCGCGAAGATCCGGGCGTCGGAACCGTTCGCGAGAGGGAGCGGCGAGCAGACGATCGTGGAGATCGCGATCCACGAAGGGCGGCACCGGCAGGTGCGCAAGATGTTCGAGGCGGTCGGCCACCCGGTCGTCCGCCTGAAGCGCGTGCGGATTGGCCCGATCGAGGACCCGAACATCCCGGTGGGCCATTGGCGCTTCCTGACGCCGCCGGAGCTGGCCCGCCTGCGCCGCGCTGCCGCCCTGGGGCCAGGTCTGCAAACGGGCACATCGGGCACATCGGGGTCAGGTCTAGAAAAGGGCGGACGAGGGGTCAGGTCTAGAAAACGGCAGACCAGGGGGTCAGGTCTAAAAAGCGGCAGGTTCCTCGGTAGGTTGCAGACCTGGCACCGACCCCGGCCCGTTCGCAGACCTGGCACCCGGGGGTCAGGTCTGGAAAACGGCAGGCCAGGGGTCAGGTCTAAAAAGCGGCAGGTCCCTCGATAG
- the scpB gene encoding SMC-Scp complex subunit ScpB → MSDHLKPIVEALIFASPEPITLKTLYKLLDGEPKEDVDAAVAAVRADYDRPGGLQIVEIAGGYQLTTKPELHEWVRKLFHERTTSKLSVQSLETLAVIAYKQPVTAPEIAEIRGVSSSSGVLQTLIERKLVKTVGRKQVVGRPFMYGTTREFLERFGLNDISDLPKVDELSDALGFDLPPGLAEPTETTSPLPFDDPSSPVSAAPEESPAPQEDTESVH, encoded by the coding sequence GTGTCTGACCATCTCAAGCCGATCGTCGAGGCGTTGATCTTCGCCTCTCCCGAGCCCATCACGCTGAAGACCCTGTACAAGCTGCTCGACGGCGAGCCGAAGGAAGACGTCGACGCCGCGGTGGCGGCGGTGCGCGCCGATTACGACCGTCCCGGCGGCCTGCAGATCGTCGAGATCGCGGGCGGCTATCAGCTGACCACCAAGCCCGAGCTGCACGAATGGGTGCGCAAGCTGTTCCACGAGCGGACGACGTCGAAGCTGTCGGTACAGTCGCTCGAGACGCTGGCGGTGATCGCCTACAAGCAGCCGGTGACCGCGCCGGAGATCGCCGAGATCCGCGGCGTGAGCAGCAGCTCCGGCGTGCTGCAGACGCTGATCGAGCGGAAACTGGTGAAGACCGTCGGCCGCAAGCAGGTCGTCGGCCGCCCCTTCATGTACGGGACGACGCGGGAGTTCCTCGAGCGCTTCGGCCTGAACGACATCAGCGACCTGCCGAAGGTGGACGAGCTGTCCGACGCGCTCGGCTTCGATCTGCCGCCGGGGCTCGCCGAGCCGACTGAGACCACGTCGCCGCTGCCGTTCGACGACCCGTCGTCGCCCGTGTCCGCCGCGCCGGAGGAAAGCCCCGCGCCGCAAGAGGACACCGAGAGCGTCCACTGA